One window of Phycisphaeraceae bacterium genomic DNA carries:
- a CDS encoding type VI secretion system tube protein Hcp, whose product MPFDAFLKISTIPGESTDDKHKDWIEILSFSHGLSQLSGGSHSSGGARTAQRTDHADFSIVKTLDKASPKLNLACCNGEHIPEVSVELCRATGDKQKYMVYKMFDVIVSSVRPGGSAKSGDALPLEEVSFNYGKIEWTYTTTDHKTGKAAGDVKAHWDLVGNKGG is encoded by the coding sequence ATGCCTTTCGACGCATTCCTGAAGATCTCGACCATTCCCGGAGAGTCCACAGACGACAAGCACAAGGACTGGATCGAAATCCTCTCCTTCAGCCACGGGCTCTCTCAGCTCTCCGGCGGGTCGCACTCCAGCGGCGGCGCACGCACCGCGCAGCGCACCGACCACGCCGACTTCTCCATCGTCAAGACCCTCGACAAGGCCTCGCCCAAGCTCAACCTCGCCTGCTGCAACGGCGAGCACATCCCCGAGGTCTCCGTCGAACTCTGCCGCGCCACCGGCGATAAGCAGAAGTACATGGTCTACAAGATGTTCGACGTCATCGTCTCCTCCGTCCGCCCCGGAGGCAGCGCAAAGAGCGGGGATGCTCTCCCGCTCGAAGAGGTCAGCTTCAACTACGGCAAGATCGAGTGGACCTACACCACCACCGATCACAAGACCGGCAAGGCGGCCGGCGATGTCAAGGCACACTGGGATCTCGTCGGCAACAAGGGCGGCTGA
- the tssE gene encoding type VI secretion system baseplate subunit TssE → MPELTPSERLQPCLLDRLTDDEPGSAVEGRDRRIMSMRQYRRAVLRDLVWLLNSPNKTLTGELNDYPTVATSVLNYGMPDLSGRSSTSLPPDQLERLVTAAIERFEPRIASAGLSIRVVTTPGSGPSIGIEIEGELWAYPLPERLYLRTEVDLETGECRVKEGLDG, encoded by the coding sequence ATGCCGGAGCTGACCCCAAGCGAACGACTCCAGCCATGCCTCCTCGATCGGCTCACCGACGATGAGCCCGGCTCCGCGGTCGAAGGCAGAGACCGCCGGATCATGTCCATGAGGCAGTACCGCCGCGCCGTACTCCGCGATCTCGTCTGGCTCCTCAACTCGCCCAACAAGACGCTCACCGGAGAACTCAACGACTATCCCACCGTCGCCACATCCGTCCTGAACTACGGCATGCCCGACCTCTCCGGCCGCTCCTCAACCAGTCTCCCGCCCGACCAGCTCGAACGCCTCGTCACAGCCGCGATCGAGAGATTCGAGCCCAGGATCGCAAGCGCCGGCCTCTCCATCCGTGTCGTCACAACACCCGGCTCCGGACCCTCGATCGGAATCGAGATCGAGGGAGAACTCTGGGCATATCCCCTCCCCGAACGCCTCTACCTCCGCACGGAAGTCGATCTCGAAACCGGAGAGTGCCGCGTGAAGGAGGGTCTCGATGGATAA
- the tssF gene encoding type VI secretion system baseplate subunit TssF gives MDNRGRRQFLDYYERELAHIRESAHEFAKEFPKIAQRLSLEQFDCNDPYVERLIESFAYLAARVQLKLDAEFPRFTNSLLESVCPHYLAPTPSMAVVQIMPDLEDAGLAPGFPIPRGASMRSQIARNEQTACEYRTSQEVTLLPIAISEVSYHTRDVETLSLPRTGIRRAAIRIKLRATAGLSFKEISLDRLTIFLRGSGDVPARIYEALLAHAEGVITRPAARPVQWQERAGKEHVRRVGFDPKDAMLRFGPRSFHGYRMLHEYFSFPQRFLFVELSGLQAGVRRNGTNEMEIIVPLKAEDPKLEKIDLNNIALFATPVINLFPKKLDRIHVSDRFHEFHVVPDRTRPLDFEVYQIERVTGYGAGFEDLTEFKPFYSATDLDADNDAPAYFAIHRQPRKLSERERQGGRRSSYGGSEAYVSLVDAKAAPYRGDLRQLGVEALCTNRDLPLRMPIGVGQTDFQLDVGVAIESTRVLAGPTPPRPSFAQGETAWRLVSHLGLNYLSLADSDESQGAAALRDLLTLYVDPTDAAMMKQIAGVRSIAAQPITRRVHASGPVSFARGSEVTLRMEEQPFEGLGIFVLGSVLDAFFTQYVSINSFTETVIVSNERGEVMRWPATIGKRHTI, from the coding sequence ATGGATAATCGGGGCCGCCGCCAGTTCCTCGACTACTACGAGCGCGAACTCGCACATATCCGCGAGTCCGCACACGAGTTCGCAAAGGAGTTTCCCAAGATCGCCCAGCGACTCTCGCTGGAACAGTTCGACTGCAACGATCCATACGTCGAACGCCTCATCGAGTCATTCGCCTATCTCGCGGCACGGGTCCAACTCAAACTCGATGCCGAGTTCCCCCGCTTCACCAACTCCCTGCTCGAAAGCGTCTGCCCGCACTACCTCGCGCCCACGCCCTCGATGGCCGTCGTGCAGATCATGCCCGATCTAGAGGACGCAGGGCTCGCCCCCGGCTTCCCGATCCCGCGCGGCGCATCCATGCGAAGCCAGATCGCACGCAACGAGCAGACCGCGTGCGAATACCGCACCTCACAGGAAGTCACGCTCCTCCCGATCGCAATCTCCGAGGTGTCGTACCACACCCGAGACGTCGAAACGCTCTCCCTGCCCCGAACCGGCATACGAAGAGCCGCCATCCGCATCAAACTCCGCGCCACCGCCGGACTCTCCTTCAAAGAGATCTCGCTCGATCGCCTCACCATCTTCCTCCGCGGCTCCGGCGACGTCCCCGCCCGCATCTACGAGGCCCTCCTCGCCCACGCCGAGGGCGTCATCACACGCCCCGCCGCACGCCCCGTGCAATGGCAGGAACGCGCCGGCAAAGAGCACGTCCGACGCGTCGGGTTCGATCCGAAAGACGCCATGCTCCGCTTCGGCCCGAGGTCCTTCCACGGCTACCGCATGCTGCACGAATACTTCAGCTTCCCGCAGCGATTCCTCTTCGTCGAACTCTCAGGCCTCCAGGCCGGAGTCCGCCGCAACGGAACCAACGAGATGGAGATCATCGTGCCGCTCAAGGCCGAGGATCCCAAACTCGAGAAAATCGACCTCAACAACATCGCCCTCTTCGCAACCCCCGTCATCAACCTCTTCCCCAAGAAGCTCGACCGCATCCACGTCTCGGACCGCTTCCACGAGTTCCACGTCGTTCCCGATCGAACCAGACCGCTCGACTTCGAGGTCTACCAGATCGAACGCGTCACCGGCTACGGAGCCGGCTTCGAAGACCTTACAGAGTTCAAGCCCTTCTACTCCGCCACAGATCTCGACGCCGACAACGACGCACCCGCATACTTCGCCATCCACAGGCAGCCCCGCAAACTCTCAGAACGCGAGCGACAAGGCGGCCGCCGCTCCAGCTACGGCGGGTCCGAGGCCTACGTCTCGCTCGTCGACGCCAAGGCCGCGCCCTACAGAGGCGATCTCCGACAACTCGGCGTCGAAGCACTCTGCACCAACCGAGACCTGCCGCTCCGCATGCCGATCGGTGTCGGGCAGACCGACTTCCAACTCGACGTCGGCGTCGCCATCGAATCCACCCGCGTCCTCGCAGGTCCCACGCCCCCCAGGCCCTCCTTCGCACAAGGCGAAACCGCGTGGCGTCTCGTCAGCCACCTCGGACTCAATTACCTCTCGCTCGCCGACAGCGACGAAAGCCAGGGTGCCGCCGCTCTCCGCGACCTCCTCACGCTCTACGTCGATCCCACCGACGCCGCCATGATGAAACAGATCGCAGGCGTCCGATCCATCGCCGCCCAGCCGATCACACGCCGCGTACACGCCTCCGGTCCCGTCTCCTTCGCACGCGGCTCCGAAGTCACGCTCCGCATGGAAGAGCAACCCTTCGAAGGGCTCGGCATCTTCGTCCTCGGTTCAGTCCTCGACGCGTTCTTCACACAATACGTTTCCATCAACTCGTTCACTGAGACGGTCATCGTCTCCAACGAACGAGGAGAGGTGATGCGATGGCCGGCGACGATCGGGAAACGACACACGATCTGA
- the tssG gene encoding type VI secretion system baseplate subunit TssG, with protein MAGDDRETTHDLIERLCQTPHAFDFLQAVRRLEAAHAERPRVGRSDRISEDPVRFGQEASLAFPPSTISRVVKPDGDHTVSSPRMLVHFMGLLGPNGPLPLHVTEYAHDRELNSRDQTLSRFLDIFNHRMISLMYRAWSVGHQAVSFDRPDEDPFGNYVLSLAGYGTPSLQDRDRVSDLAKQHFAGRLAIQTRNPEGLAAIISSYFGVRCSIEEYVGRWMDLPTDAVCVLGADPASGTLGKTCIVGSRTWDVLQSFRIRLGPMGLADYERFLPFGKSFGRLYDWVLNYSGREFCWDCRLILKREEVPAVRLGSSGRLGWTTWLNTNPPERDADDLVLKGMA; from the coding sequence ATGGCCGGCGACGATCGGGAAACGACACACGATCTGATCGAGCGGCTCTGCCAGACGCCGCACGCCTTCGATTTCCTCCAGGCGGTGCGCCGTCTCGAAGCCGCGCACGCCGAACGCCCCCGCGTCGGCAGATCCGATCGGATCTCCGAAGACCCCGTCCGCTTCGGCCAGGAAGCCAGTCTCGCCTTCCCCCCCTCAACGATCTCCCGCGTGGTAAAGCCCGATGGAGACCACACCGTCTCATCCCCGCGCATGCTCGTCCACTTCATGGGTCTCCTCGGACCGAACGGCCCTCTCCCGCTCCATGTCACCGAATACGCACACGATCGCGAACTGAACTCCAGAGACCAGACGCTCTCTCGCTTCCTCGACATCTTCAATCATCGCATGATCTCTCTGATGTACCGCGCCTGGAGCGTCGGTCATCAGGCCGTCAGTTTCGACAGGCCCGACGAAGACCCGTTCGGCAACTACGTCCTCTCGCTCGCGGGATACGGCACGCCCTCGCTCCAGGATCGAGACCGGGTCTCAGACCTCGCAAAGCAGCACTTCGCCGGTCGCCTCGCCATCCAGACCAGAAACCCCGAGGGCCTGGCCGCCATCATCTCAAGCTACTTCGGCGTCCGATGCTCCATCGAGGAATACGTCGGACGGTGGATGGATCTCCCCACAGACGCCGTCTGCGTCCTCGGCGCAGATCCCGCGAGCGGCACGCTGGGCAAGACCTGCATCGTCGGCTCACGCACATGGGACGTGCTCCAATCCTTCCGCATCCGTCTCGGACCCATGGGGCTCGCCGACTACGAGCGGTTCCTCCCCTTTGGAAAGAGCTTCGGACGCCTCTACGACTGGGTACTCAACTACAGCGGCCGCGAGTTCTGCTGGGACTGCCGCCTCATCCTCAAGCGGGAAGAGGTCCCCGCAGTCCGACTCGGCTCGTCCGGCCGTCTCGGGTGGACCACATGGCTCAACACCAATCCGCCGGAGAGAGACGCCGACGACCTCGTCCTCAAGGGAATGGCGTAG
- the tssH gene encoding type VI secretion system ATPase TssH: MAEISRAALFGKLNSLCYRAAEAATVFCKMRGNPYVELEHWIHQILQLQDSDLLRIIKHYKLEPSRLAADITNALDRLPRGASSISDLSVQFESTVERAWVYGSLMFNESAIRSGHLLIGILETRDLRNVLKRISGEFDKIKAEDLSENFAKIVEGSVEDTLAAREAGGAQAGTPGEASGSMAPAQMGKGEALKRFCVDLTEQARTGKIDPIVGRDEEIRQVVDILMRRRQNNPILTGEAGVGKTAVVEGFAHRLVQGDVPPPLKNVSLLALDMGLLQAGASMKGEFENRLRQVIDEVQASPKPIILFIDEAHTLIGAGGAAGTGDAANLLKPALARGNLRTIAATTWAEYKKYFEKDPALTRRFQVVQVDEPTEDKAIIMMRKMAGMLERHHKVQLLDEGIEAAVRLSHRYIPARQLPDKSVSLLDTACARVAIGQHAVPPEVEDTRRRIQALETEIEIIGREEAVGVEHTARRADIEARIASQKEHLAKLEKHWESERALVEKILDLRTRLRGPQQDKPADPSPVAPPPSEDRAKLLEQLKTLQADLAALQGDSPLIMASVDAQAVASVVADWTGIPVGRMVKNEIESVLNLADTLGKRVIGQSHGLEAIAKRIQTSRAKLDNPNKPIGVFMLAGPSGVGKTETALTLAETLYGGEHNLITINMSEFQEAHTVSTLKGAPPGYVGYGEGGVLTEAVRRKPYSVVLLDEVEKAHSDVHEIFFQVFDKGFMEDGEGRLIDFKNTVIILTTNAGTDLIMNMCKDPELMPDVDSLAKALREPLLKVFPPALLGRITVIPYVPLSDEMIRSIIRLQLGRIVKRVAANHKVSMEIDDAAIELIRSRCTEHESGGRMIDAILTGTLLPALSRRFLSTMLEGAALTGVRVSAKDADFVYDFT, from the coding sequence ATGGCAGAGATCTCTCGTGCGGCTCTTTTCGGCAAACTCAACAGTCTCTGCTACCGCGCAGCCGAAGCAGCAACCGTCTTCTGCAAGATGCGGGGCAACCCCTACGTCGAACTCGAGCACTGGATCCACCAGATCCTCCAGCTCCAGGACTCCGATCTCCTCCGCATCATCAAGCACTACAAACTCGAACCCAGCCGCCTCGCCGCCGACATCACCAACGCGCTCGACCGGCTCCCCCGCGGCGCATCCTCGATCTCCGATCTCTCCGTCCAGTTCGAATCCACAGTCGAACGCGCATGGGTCTACGGCTCCCTGATGTTCAACGAATCCGCCATCCGAAGCGGGCACCTCCTCATCGGCATCCTCGAAACCCGCGACCTCCGAAACGTCCTCAAACGCATCTCCGGCGAGTTCGACAAGATCAAGGCCGAAGACCTCTCCGAAAACTTCGCAAAGATCGTCGAGGGCTCCGTCGAAGACACCCTCGCCGCCCGCGAGGCAGGGGGCGCGCAGGCCGGCACCCCCGGCGAAGCCAGCGGCTCCATGGCCCCGGCTCAGATGGGCAAGGGAGAGGCCCTCAAGCGATTCTGCGTCGATCTCACCGAGCAGGCCCGCACCGGCAAAATCGACCCCATCGTCGGACGTGACGAAGAAATCCGGCAGGTCGTTGACATACTGATGCGCCGCCGCCAGAACAACCCCATCCTCACAGGTGAGGCAGGCGTCGGAAAGACCGCCGTCGTCGAGGGCTTCGCCCACCGTCTCGTTCAGGGCGATGTGCCCCCTCCGCTCAAAAACGTCTCGCTCCTCGCGCTCGACATGGGGCTCCTCCAGGCGGGCGCAAGCATGAAGGGCGAGTTCGAGAACCGCCTGCGACAGGTCATCGACGAGGTCCAGGCATCCCCGAAGCCGATCATCCTCTTCATCGACGAGGCCCACACGCTCATCGGCGCCGGCGGCGCGGCGGGCACCGGCGACGCCGCCAACCTGCTCAAACCCGCCCTCGCCCGAGGCAACCTCCGCACCATCGCCGCCACCACATGGGCAGAGTACAAGAAGTACTTCGAGAAGGACCCCGCGCTCACAAGGCGTTTCCAGGTCGTCCAGGTCGATGAACCGACCGAGGACAAAGCCATCATCATGATGCGCAAAATGGCCGGAATGCTCGAACGCCACCACAAGGTCCAACTGCTCGACGAGGGCATCGAGGCCGCCGTGCGCCTCAGCCATCGCTACATCCCCGCCCGACAACTCCCCGACAAGTCCGTCAGTCTCCTCGACACCGCCTGCGCACGCGTGGCGATCGGTCAGCACGCCGTCCCCCCTGAGGTCGAAGACACCCGCCGCAGAATCCAGGCACTCGAAACCGAGATCGAGATCATCGGTCGCGAAGAGGCCGTCGGCGTCGAGCACACCGCCCGCCGCGCAGACATCGAAGCACGCATCGCATCACAGAAAGAACACCTCGCAAAGCTCGAAAAACACTGGGAGAGCGAGCGTGCACTCGTCGAGAAGATCCTCGACCTGCGAACCCGCCTCCGAGGCCCCCAGCAGGACAAGCCCGCCGATCCCTCCCCCGTGGCCCCGCCCCCCAGCGAAGACCGCGCCAAACTTCTCGAACAACTCAAAACGCTCCAGGCCGATCTCGCCGCCCTCCAGGGCGATTCACCCCTGATCATGGCAAGCGTCGACGCTCAGGCCGTCGCCTCCGTCGTCGCCGACTGGACGGGAATCCCCGTCGGACGCATGGTCAAGAACGAGATCGAATCGGTCCTCAACCTCGCCGACACGCTCGGCAAACGCGTCATCGGCCAGAGCCACGGCCTCGAAGCAATCGCCAAACGCATCCAGACCTCCCGCGCCAAACTCGACAACCCCAACAAGCCCATCGGCGTCTTCATGCTCGCCGGGCCGAGCGGCGTCGGAAAGACCGAAACCGCGCTCACACTCGCCGAAACCCTCTACGGAGGCGAGCACAACCTCATCACCATCAACATGTCCGAGTTCCAGGAGGCCCACACCGTCTCCACCCTCAAGGGCGCGCCCCCCGGCTACGTCGGATACGGCGAGGGCGGCGTACTCACCGAAGCCGTCCGCCGCAAGCCCTACTCCGTCGTCCTCCTCGACGAAGTCGAGAAGGCCCACTCCGACGTCCACGAGATCTTCTTCCAGGTCTTCGACAAGGGCTTCATGGAAGACGGCGAAGGACGCCTCATCGACTTCAAAAACACCGTCATCATCCTCACCACCAACGCCGGCACCGACCTCATCATGAACATGTGCAAGGACCCGGAACTCATGCCCGACGTCGATTCGCTCGCCAAGGCGCTGCGCGAGCCCTTGCTCAAGGTCTTCCCACCAGCGCTCCTCGGCCGCATCACCGTGATCCCCTACGTCCCGCTCAGCGACGAAATGATCCGAAGCATCATCCGTCTGCAACTCGGACGCATCGTCAAACGCGTCGCCGCAAACCACAAGGTCAGCATGGAGATCGACGACGCCGCGATCGAACTCATCCGCAGCCGCTGCACCGAGCACGAGTCCGGTGGACGCATGATCGACGCCATCCTCACCGGGACCCTCCTCCCCGCCCTCAGCCGCCGATTCCTCTCCACCATGCTCGAAGGAGCCGCCCTGACAGGCGTCCGCGTCTCCGCCAAGGACGCCGACTTCGTCTATGACTTCACCTGA
- the tssI gene encoding type VI secretion system tip protein VgrG gives MPLLPTQSQRLMALGTPLGEDVLVIDSFRGTEQLSRPFRFDLRVSSTDKQIKFDKILGERVVLRLERADGSRTPEFFNGFVSRFSQIDAEGELARYEMSIVPWLWFLTRTSDCRIFQEMTVPDIIRKVCNDFGFSDLDTSGLTGTYRTWEYCVQYRETAFNFLSRLMEQEGIYYYFKHEEKKHTLMLADAPSAHGPVEGLESMIYRPEQRGAGMRERVDSWTIEHHVQPGAYVLKDFDFKVPKKLLLSKAAEPKQHAAAEFEMYDWPGEYVESSDGDKYAKIRLQELQAEHAIVRAETDSRPVRPGYTFDLKEHPREDQNKKHLIVAVVREATVAEYRSGASPGSGQDSYSCSMVVMDAKQQFRPARSTPKPLISGCQTATVVGKSGEEIDVDEHGRVKVLFHWDRDAKGDQTSSCWIRVSQTVAGKRWGAIHTPRVGQEVIVEFIEGDPDHPIITGRVYNGINRPPYELPGMKTISGIKSNSSKSGQGFNEIRFEDKKGDEQVFIHAEKNIDIRVKNDRFESVLHNRHLTVDNDQYDHIKHDRHETVDNDHVEEVGNDRSLTVKGKQATKVAKTLSLAVAGDVAEEFESNHSEKVKSDYYLKAKNICLEADTNITIKVGGTAIAIDQTSILIKADSEIEITSAASIKTKTAQLEMKSDASAKIESSGMAELKSPKTDVVGSGMLALKGGLVMIN, from the coding sequence ATGCCACTCCTCCCAACCCAGTCGCAGCGACTCATGGCGCTCGGAACGCCCCTCGGGGAGGACGTGCTCGTCATCGACTCCTTCCGCGGCACCGAGCAGCTCAGCCGCCCCTTCCGCTTCGACCTCCGGGTCTCCAGCACCGACAAGCAGATCAAGTTCGACAAGATCCTCGGCGAGCGCGTCGTGCTCCGCCTCGAACGTGCCGACGGCTCTCGCACGCCCGAGTTCTTCAACGGCTTCGTCTCTCGATTCTCGCAGATCGATGCCGAGGGCGAACTCGCCCGCTACGAAATGTCCATCGTACCCTGGCTCTGGTTCCTCACCAGAACATCCGACTGCCGCATCTTCCAGGAGATGACAGTCCCCGACATCATCCGCAAGGTCTGCAACGACTTCGGCTTCTCCGATCTCGACACCAGCGGCCTCACCGGCACCTACCGCACCTGGGAGTACTGCGTCCAGTATCGCGAGACCGCCTTCAACTTCCTCAGCCGCCTCATGGAACAGGAAGGCATCTACTACTACTTCAAGCACGAGGAAAAGAAGCACACCCTCATGCTCGCCGACGCGCCGAGCGCGCACGGCCCCGTCGAGGGGCTCGAGTCCATGATCTACCGGCCCGAGCAGCGCGGCGCGGGCATGCGCGAACGCGTCGATTCATGGACCATCGAGCACCACGTCCAGCCCGGCGCATATGTCCTGAAAGACTTCGACTTCAAAGTCCCTAAGAAACTCCTCCTCAGCAAGGCCGCCGAACCCAAGCAGCACGCCGCCGCCGAGTTCGAGATGTACGACTGGCCGGGCGAATATGTCGAGTCCTCCGATGGCGACAAGTACGCCAAGATCCGACTTCAGGAACTCCAGGCAGAGCACGCCATCGTCCGCGCCGAAACAGACTCGCGGCCCGTCCGTCCCGGCTACACGTTCGACCTGAAAGAGCACCCCCGCGAAGACCAGAACAAGAAGCACCTCATCGTCGCCGTCGTCCGCGAGGCCACCGTTGCCGAGTACCGCAGCGGGGCCTCACCAGGTTCCGGTCAAGACTCCTACTCATGCTCGATGGTCGTCATGGACGCCAAGCAGCAGTTCCGTCCCGCCCGCTCTACGCCCAAGCCCCTGATCAGCGGCTGCCAGACCGCGACCGTCGTCGGAAAGTCCGGCGAGGAGATCGACGTCGATGAACACGGCCGCGTCAAGGTTCTCTTTCACTGGGATCGCGACGCCAAGGGCGACCAGACCAGTTCCTGCTGGATCCGCGTCTCGCAGACCGTCGCCGGCAAACGCTGGGGCGCGATCCACACCCCGCGCGTCGGGCAGGAGGTCATCGTCGAGTTCATCGAAGGCGACCCCGACCACCCCATCATCACAGGAAGAGTCTACAACGGCATCAACAGGCCGCCCTACGAACTCCCCGGTATGAAGACCATCAGCGGCATCAAGTCCAACTCGAGCAAGAGCGGACAGGGCTTCAACGAGATCCGCTTCGAAGACAAGAAAGGCGACGAGCAGGTCTTTATCCACGCCGAAAAGAACATCGACATCCGCGTCAAGAACGACCGCTTCGAGTCCGTGCTCCACAACCGCCACCTCACCGTCGACAACGACCAGTACGACCACATCAAGCACGACCGCCACGAGACCGTCGACAACGACCACGTCGAAGAAGTCGGCAACGACCGGAGTCTCACCGTCAAGGGCAAGCAGGCCACGAAGGTCGCAAAGACCCTCTCCCTCGCCGTCGCCGGTGATGTCGCCGAAGAGTTCGAATCGAACCACTCCGAGAAGGTCAAGTCCGACTACTACCTCAAGGCCAAGAACATCTGCCTCGAAGCCGACACCAACATCACCATCAAGGTCGGTGGCACCGCCATCGCCATCGACCAGACCAGCATCCTGATCAAGGCCGACAGCGAGATCGAGATCACCTCCGCAGCCAGCATCAAGACCAAGACCGCCCAGCTCGAAATGAAATCCGACGCATCAGCAAAGATCGAGTCATCGGGCATGGCAGAACTCAAGAGCCCCAAGACCGACGTCGTGGGCAGCGGCATGCTCGCCCTCAAGGGCGGCCTCGTCATGATCAACTGA
- a CDS encoding PAAR domain-containing protein gives MGTPAARISDMHVCPMVTGVVPHVGGPILPPGCPTVLIGGLPAARATDMAVCVGPPDVIVKGSGTVLIGGLPAARMGDTTAHGGTIILGCFTVLIG, from the coding sequence ATGGGAACGCCCGCCGCACGAATCTCCGACATGCACGTCTGCCCGATGGTCACGGGCGTGGTGCCCCACGTCGGCGGCCCCATCCTCCCCCCCGGCTGTCCCACCGTCCTCATCGGAGGCCTCCCCGCCGCACGAGCCACAGACATGGCCGTCTGTGTCGGACCGCCCGACGTTATCGTCAAGGGCTCCGGGACCGTCCTTATCGGTGGACTCCCCGCGGCACGCATGGGCGACACGACCGCCCACGGCGGCACCATCATCCTCGGCTGCTTCACCGTTCTCATCGGCTGA